The following are encoded in a window of Bacillus xiapuensis genomic DNA:
- a CDS encoding phage portal protein produces MNLKKGLFRSRDKPQNRVGSAFSFLFGGTSSGKMVNERTAMQATAVYACVRILAEAIAGLPLHVYRYRSDGGKERIPFHPLYYLLHDEPNPEMTSFVFRETLMSHLLLWGNAYAQVVRNGRGQAVALYPLLPNKMEVSRATNGELVYTYYRDTDESGLNPKGGYVTLRKDEVLHIPGLGFDGLIGYSPIAMAKNAIGMSLATEEYGAAFFANGANPGGVLEHPGVIKDIQRVKDSWNSAYQGTGNAHKIAVLEEGMKFQAIGIPPEQAQFLETRKFQINEIARIFRVPPHMVGDLEKSSFSNIEQQSLEFVKYTLDPWVVRWEQSLQQSLILPSEKTSLFIKFNLDGLLRGDYQSRMNGYATGRQNGWMSANDIRELEDMNRIPAEEGGDLYLVNGNMTKLADAGAFAKTEGGQ; encoded by the coding sequence ATGAATCTAAAAAAAGGACTGTTTCGTTCAAGAGACAAACCGCAAAATCGTGTGGGTAGTGCGTTCTCCTTCCTGTTTGGCGGTACGTCATCTGGCAAAATGGTTAATGAACGTACTGCAATGCAGGCAACAGCAGTGTATGCCTGCGTAAGGATATTAGCTGAAGCGATTGCCGGACTGCCACTTCATGTATATAGATATCGTTCTGATGGAGGTAAAGAAAGGATTCCTTTCCACCCGCTGTATTACCTTCTTCATGATGAACCAAATCCAGAGATGACTTCATTCGTGTTTCGAGAAACACTGATGAGTCATCTTTTACTTTGGGGAAATGCCTATGCACAGGTGGTCAGAAACGGTCGTGGGCAGGCAGTGGCGCTTTATCCCCTACTCCCCAACAAGATGGAGGTTAGTCGAGCAACAAATGGTGAGCTGGTCTATACCTATTACCGTGATACGGATGAAAGTGGCCTAAACCCAAAAGGTGGCTATGTCACACTCCGTAAAGATGAAGTTCTACACATACCTGGCTTAGGTTTTGATGGACTCATTGGCTATAGCCCAATCGCTATGGCGAAAAATGCAATCGGTATGTCACTTGCTACTGAAGAGTACGGTGCGGCATTCTTTGCCAATGGTGCTAATCCCGGAGGTGTGCTGGAACACCCAGGAGTAATCAAAGATATACAGAGGGTCAAGGATAGTTGGAATAGTGCCTACCAAGGCACAGGCAATGCTCACAAAATTGCTGTGTTGGAAGAGGGGATGAAGTTTCAAGCCATCGGCATCCCTCCAGAACAGGCTCAATTTCTAGAAACACGGAAGTTTCAAATTAATGAGATTGCGAGAATTTTCCGTGTGCCGCCCCATATGGTGGGAGATTTAGAGAAATCCAGTTTCTCCAATATTGAACAGCAGTCTTTGGAGTTTGTAAAATACACCCTTGATCCGTGGGTGGTGCGATGGGAACAAAGTCTCCAGCAATCGCTTATTTTGCCTTCTGAGAAAACTTCACTGTTTATCAAGTTCAATTTGGACGGTCTGCTTCGTGGTGATTACCAAAGTCGTATGAATGGCTACGCTACAGGTCGTCAAAATGGCTGGATGTCAGCCAACGATATCCGTGAACTGGAGGACATGAACAGAATACCAGCTGAGGAAGGTGGCGATTTATATCTGGTTAACGGAAATATGACAAAACTGGCTGACGCAGGTGCGTTTGCCAAAACCGAAGGAGGTCAGTAA
- a CDS encoding head maturation protease, ClpP-related produces MRKFWNWVRDSDEERTLYLNGVISEETWWGDEVTPKIFKDELLAGTGDITVWINSPGGDVFAAAQIYNMLMEYTGKVTVKIDGLAASAASVIAMAGGDVYMSPVSMLMIHNPSTIAIGDSEEMMRAKALLDEVKESIINAYELKTGLSRTKLSHLMDAESWMNANKAIELGFADKIMFMESETPDLTDSLIFSRMAVTNSLISKLPKQPKQPKQKTGTPIESLDKRLSLISH; encoded by the coding sequence ATGAGGAAGTTTTGGAACTGGGTGCGAGATTCTGATGAAGAACGTACCCTCTATTTAAATGGAGTGATATCCGAAGAAACGTGGTGGGGGGATGAGGTTACACCTAAGATTTTTAAAGATGAATTGCTGGCAGGCACCGGCGATATTACGGTGTGGATTAATTCCCCTGGTGGTGATGTGTTTGCAGCAGCTCAGATTTATAACATGCTGATGGAGTATACCGGAAAAGTCACTGTAAAGATTGATGGGCTTGCGGCAAGTGCGGCATCCGTTATTGCAATGGCAGGTGGGGATGTGTATATGTCCCCAGTTTCCATGCTTATGATTCATAATCCATCAACCATTGCTATCGGTGACAGTGAGGAAATGATGCGAGCAAAGGCTTTATTGGATGAGGTTAAGGAAAGCATTATTAATGCCTATGAGTTAAAGACAGGTCTTTCTCGAACAAAACTCTCCCATCTGATGGATGCAGAGTCCTGGATGAATGCCAATAAAGCGATTGAACTTGGTTTTGCAGATAAGATCATGTTCATGGAAAGTGAAACACCGGATTTGACAGATAGTCTTATCTTTAGCAGGATGGCGGTTACTAACTCGCTTATCAGCAAACTGCCAAAACAACCAAAACAACCAAAACAGAAAACAGGTACACCCATTGAGTCGCTGGATAAGCGGCTTTCTTTAATTTCGCACTAA
- a CDS encoding phage major capsid protein — protein MSKILELREKRAKAWDAAKAFLDSKRGGDGLLSAEDTTTYEKMEADVVALGKEIERLERQASIDLELSKATSNPITNEPTRTGEEKTGRASAEYKRAFWNAMRDNVSYEVRNALKIGTDSEGGFLVPDEFERTLVEALEEENIFRRLANVITTSSGDRKIPVVASKGTASWIDEEGAIPESDDSFGQVSIGAYKLATMIKVSEELLNDSVFNLESYITREFARRIGNKEEEAFFVGDGTGKPTGILNATGGGQVGVTAASATAITLDEVLDLFYSLKAPYRNKAVFVMNDATIKAIRKLKDGNGQYLWQPSIQAGTPDTILNRPLYTSSYVPTAEAGAKTVVFGDFSYYWVADRQGRVFKRLNELFAVTGQVGFIATQRVDGKLILPEAVKVLQQKA, from the coding sequence ATGAGTAAAATTCTTGAATTGCGTGAGAAACGCGCTAAAGCTTGGGACGCAGCAAAGGCATTCCTTGATTCAAAACGTGGTGGTGATGGACTGTTATCCGCCGAGGACACGACAACCTATGAAAAAATGGAAGCCGATGTGGTGGCTCTTGGTAAGGAAATTGAACGTTTGGAACGCCAAGCATCTATCGACTTGGAACTGTCGAAAGCAACCAGTAACCCAATTACCAATGAACCTACTAGAACTGGAGAGGAAAAGACCGGTCGTGCAAGTGCTGAATACAAAAGAGCTTTCTGGAATGCAATGCGTGACAATGTTAGCTATGAAGTAAGAAACGCTCTAAAAATTGGCACTGATTCTGAAGGCGGATTCCTTGTGCCAGATGAGTTTGAACGTACGCTAGTAGAAGCTCTAGAGGAAGAAAATATTTTCCGTAGATTGGCTAATGTAATCACGACATCTTCTGGTGACCGTAAGATTCCTGTTGTTGCAAGCAAAGGTACAGCAAGCTGGATAGATGAAGAAGGAGCTATCCCAGAAAGTGATGACAGCTTCGGTCAAGTATCCATCGGGGCCTATAAACTAGCGACAATGATTAAAGTCTCTGAGGAGCTACTAAACGATTCCGTGTTTAATCTCGAAAGCTACATCACAAGAGAATTTGCCCGTCGCATTGGGAACAAGGAGGAGGAAGCCTTCTTTGTAGGTGACGGTACAGGTAAGCCAACAGGGATTTTAAATGCCACAGGCGGCGGTCAAGTTGGTGTTACTGCGGCAAGTGCCACTGCCATCACTTTGGATGAGGTTTTAGATTTATTCTACAGTTTGAAAGCACCTTATCGTAATAAGGCCGTATTCGTAATGAACGATGCCACTATAAAGGCTATTCGTAAATTGAAAGACGGTAATGGGCAATACCTATGGCAACCTTCCATCCAAGCGGGAACACCTGATACGATTCTTAACCGCCCGCTGTATACCTCATCATATGTACCTACTGCTGAAGCAGGTGCAAAAACTGTGGTATTCGGTGATTTTAGTTATTACTGGGTGGCAGACCGTCAAGGACGAGTATTCAAACGATTAAATGAACTCTTTGCTGTCACAGGTCAAGTAGGGTTTATTGCTACACAGCGTGTTGATGGAAAGCTTATCTTGCCGGAGGCCGTTAAGGTACTCCAACAGAAGGCGTAA
- a CDS encoding head fiber protein — MSYNTKNYTEQGGEKTVIGGVLEIKEGASVTGLPVAGNQADSTATDVAGLVTDFNALLAKLKAVGLMETD, encoded by the coding sequence ATGAGTTATAACACGAAGAACTATACCGAACAAGGCGGAGAAAAAACTGTAATTGGCGGTGTTTTAGAAATTAAAGAGGGAGCCTCGGTTACGGGGCTTCCTGTTGCAGGAAACCAAGCAGACAGCACAGCCACCGATGTTGCTGGTTTAGTTACGGACTTTAATGCTCTGCTTGCCAAACTAAAAGCAGTGGGGCTTATGGAGACTGACTAA
- a CDS encoding head-tail connector protein, whose product MAVADNLLPKVKANLILTHDQDDALLIGFITAAVSYAQSYQHVPEDYYETHAMPPTTEQAVIMLSSHFYESRDGSTAGFFADSVQAGQQVWNTVNLLLRLDREWGV is encoded by the coding sequence ATGGCAGTGGCAGATAATCTTTTGCCTAAAGTTAAAGCGAACTTAATTTTAACGCATGATCAGGATGATGCCCTCCTTATCGGATTTATCACTGCTGCAGTCTCATATGCACAGAGCTATCAGCACGTTCCTGAAGACTATTATGAAACCCATGCCATGCCTCCAACAACAGAACAAGCAGTGATTATGTTGTCGAGCCATTTCTATGAAAGCAGGGATGGCTCGACAGCAGGTTTCTTTGCTGACAGTGTACAGGCGGGGCAACAAGTATGGAACACAGTGAACCTGCTTTTACGGCTTGACCGAGAGTGGGGTGTTTAG
- a CDS encoding head-tail adaptor protein, producing the protein MSFGKMNTFIDIISTVPIKDEEGFAKKGDNILVSVLAYKEDRHGSERWTNMASFSSATSLFRFRKIYGLKVTNEMVIVCDDGRYQILSVEDVRNRGMYVEVLAEKLEPTVR; encoded by the coding sequence ATGAGTTTTGGAAAGATGAACACATTCATAGATATCATCAGTACGGTACCAATAAAGGATGAGGAAGGCTTCGCCAAAAAAGGTGACAATATACTCGTTAGTGTACTTGCTTACAAGGAAGATCGTCATGGCAGTGAGCGGTGGACGAATATGGCATCATTTTCATCTGCAACTTCTTTGTTTCGGTTTAGGAAAATTTATGGACTTAAGGTGACGAATGAAATGGTCATCGTCTGTGATGATGGTAGATATCAGATTTTAAGTGTTGAGGATGTAAGAAACCGAGGGATGTATGTCGAGGTTTTAGCCGAAAAGCTAGAACCAACTGTGAGGTGA
- a CDS encoding HK97-gp10 family putative phage morphogenesis protein, whose translation MAKANIKMPEEFLLKVSRLADQTDVILPKVLEVGGEVVLDKVKGNLSKVVGKDTKYPSKSTGELLSSLGLSGAKQDRNGNFNVKVGFAEPRSDGESNAKLASIIEYGKHGQPAKPFLKPARNASRKPCINAMVAKLEEEIEKI comes from the coding sequence ATGGCAAAAGCGAATATAAAGATGCCAGAAGAATTCCTTTTAAAGGTATCTCGATTAGCTGACCAGACCGATGTGATTCTTCCTAAGGTTTTGGAAGTTGGCGGTGAAGTGGTGCTGGATAAAGTTAAGGGAAATTTGAGCAAGGTGGTTGGCAAGGACACGAAATATCCATCCAAAAGCACTGGTGAGTTGCTATCTTCACTGGGCCTTTCTGGTGCAAAACAGGATAGAAACGGAAACTTCAATGTAAAAGTCGGCTTTGCTGAGCCGCGCTCTGATGGTGAGAGCAATGCTAAACTTGCCAGCATTATCGAATATGGCAAACATGGTCAGCCTGCAAAACCCTTCCTAAAGCCTGCGAGGAATGCATCTAGGAAACCTTGCATCAATGCAATGGTCGCCAAGCTGGAGGAGGAAATCGAGAAGATATGA
- a CDS encoding major tail protein yields the protein MATIGLDRLYYSKITEDANGEETYAQPSVLAKAITAELSVELVEAILYADDGAAEVVKDFNSGTLTLGVDDIGPTVAADLTGASTDDNGVLISASENVGTPVAVGFRAQRANGTYRYFWLYRVKFGLPATNLQTKADSITFSTPTIEGTVMRRNKLDGLGKHPWKAEVTEGDPGVSSTTITGWFTEVYEPVYTPEP from the coding sequence ATGGCAACGATTGGTCTTGATAGACTGTACTATTCAAAAATAACCGAGGACGCTAACGGTGAGGAAACTTATGCCCAACCTTCTGTGCTGGCAAAAGCCATCACTGCTGAACTTTCGGTAGAACTGGTGGAAGCAATTCTGTATGCTGACGATGGTGCGGCTGAGGTTGTGAAAGACTTTAACAGTGGTACTCTCACTCTCGGTGTTGACGACATTGGTCCGACAGTTGCAGCGGATTTAACTGGTGCTTCTACAGATGACAACGGAGTATTAATCTCAGCCAGTGAAAATGTGGGTACACCAGTTGCAGTAGGGTTTCGTGCACAAAGGGCTAATGGAACATACCGCTATTTTTGGCTGTATCGCGTTAAGTTTGGACTACCAGCTACCAACTTACAGACAAAGGCTGATTCCATTACCTTTTCTACACCCACCATCGAAGGAACCGTTATGCGTAGGAATAAGCTGGATGGATTGGGCAAGCACCCATGGAAAGCGGAAGTTACAGAAGGTGATCCTGGTGTTTCATCGACCACCATAACAGGCTGGTTCACTGAAGTCTATGAACCTGTATATACACCTGAACCATAG
- a CDS encoding phage tail protein, whose protein sequence is MADNFGLKIGVEGEREFKKALSEINQSFKVLGSEMALVTSQFDKNDKSIQSITARNAVLNKEIDAQKEKISTLKAALDNASSSFGENDRRTQNWQIQLNRAQAELNLMERELEESTIEADSLGEELENSGKSAEDAGGRFEKLGGVLKGIGVAMGAVAVAAGAAAIKLGKEVVTQFGELEQNLGGSEAVFGAYAASIQKTGEEAYKNLGVSQSEYLATANKMGALFQGSGIQQQRSLELTEKAMQRAADMASVMGIDMSSALEAVTGAAKGNFDMMDNLGVAMNATNIEAYALAKGLDFTWNTATQAEKAEVAMQMFFENTEQYAGNFAKESTETISGSIGLLQAALGSFTAGLGNANADMTNLTENLVDAFEAVVTNIVPVLENIVAALPTATGATLAAVADLLPMLLELVTNIFAQVLETILSLLPELIPATVSALMTIVGALIDNLPLLINAAIELVTALVEGIGIALPQLIPAAVSAVMQIVQGLMDNLPLILDAALQLIIGLAQGLVEAIPQLTSALPVIIKAIVDFIIASIPQIIDAGIQLLTSLVTALPTIITAVVEAIPQIIDSIISAVIGSIPLIIDAGIRLLISLIQALPQIITTVVGAIPKIVSSLVNAIIGNIDKIILAGVQLFVALIANLPRIIVEIVKAVPQIISGLVRAFTGYIGQMAQVGGNLIKGLWKGISDAGAWLWGKISGFFGNVVSRIKDFFGIRSPSTLFAGIGHNMGEGIGVGFEDAMTAVSRDMQNAVPTSFDFNYRGVSGQGNATGSSITQNISVVTPKALSEKELAREFKNLSRKLALEL, encoded by the coding sequence ATGGCGGATAATTTTGGATTAAAAATAGGTGTCGAGGGTGAGCGAGAATTTAAGAAGGCACTCTCCGAAATCAATCAATCATTTAAGGTACTAGGTAGTGAAATGGCCCTTGTAACCAGTCAATTTGATAAAAACGATAAATCCATTCAATCGATCACGGCTCGAAATGCCGTTTTAAATAAAGAAATTGACGCACAGAAAGAAAAGATTTCTACCCTTAAGGCTGCCCTTGATAATGCCTCCTCCTCTTTCGGTGAAAATGACCGTCGTACCCAAAACTGGCAGATACAATTAAACAGGGCTCAGGCAGAACTGAACCTTATGGAACGTGAACTTGAGGAGTCTACAATTGAAGCGGATAGTCTCGGTGAAGAGTTAGAGAATTCCGGTAAAAGTGCAGAGGATGCTGGTGGCAGGTTTGAAAAGCTTGGCGGTGTACTCAAGGGAATTGGTGTGGCGATGGGTGCGGTTGCCGTTGCCGCTGGAGCCGCGGCTATTAAGTTAGGTAAAGAGGTAGTTACTCAGTTTGGAGAATTAGAACAAAACCTAGGTGGATCGGAGGCGGTTTTTGGAGCATATGCTGCATCGATTCAGAAAACTGGTGAGGAAGCCTATAAAAATCTAGGTGTTTCCCAAAGTGAGTACCTTGCAACTGCTAACAAAATGGGCGCGTTATTCCAAGGTTCTGGTATACAGCAACAGAGAAGTCTTGAGCTAACTGAAAAGGCCATGCAACGTGCGGCAGACATGGCATCTGTTATGGGTATTGATATGTCCTCGGCATTGGAGGCAGTCACTGGGGCGGCAAAGGGTAACTTTGATATGATGGATAACTTAGGTGTTGCGATGAACGCTACAAACATCGAAGCCTATGCTCTCGCAAAGGGTCTGGATTTCACTTGGAATACTGCAACACAAGCGGAAAAAGCCGAAGTAGCAATGCAAATGTTCTTTGAGAACACAGAGCAGTATGCAGGTAACTTTGCAAAAGAATCAACCGAGACAATCTCCGGTTCTATTGGGTTACTACAGGCCGCACTTGGTTCATTTACAGCTGGACTCGGTAATGCCAATGCTGATATGACGAATCTGACTGAGAATCTTGTTGATGCTTTCGAGGCGGTTGTCACTAATATTGTACCGGTTTTAGAAAATATCGTAGCCGCCTTGCCAACAGCGACAGGCGCAACATTAGCGGCGGTTGCAGACTTGCTACCAATGCTTCTTGAATTGGTTACAAATATATTCGCGCAAGTACTGGAAACAATTTTGAGCCTTTTACCCGAACTTATTCCAGCGACGGTAAGTGCTCTAATGACGATTGTCGGTGCATTAATTGATAACCTTCCACTGCTAATAAATGCAGCAATTGAATTAGTAACAGCACTTGTGGAGGGAATCGGCATAGCGTTACCACAACTCATCCCTGCGGCAGTTTCTGCAGTTATGCAGATTGTCCAAGGATTGATGGATAACCTACCACTCATTTTGGATGCCGCTTTGCAGTTGATTATAGGGTTAGCACAGGGATTGGTAGAGGCAATACCTCAGCTTACTTCTGCCTTACCGGTCATCATCAAAGCAATAGTGGATTTTATCATTGCATCTATTCCACAGATTATTGATGCGGGTATTCAATTATTGACCTCACTGGTCACAGCTTTGCCTACCATTATTACAGCAGTTGTGGAAGCAATTCCGCAAATTATCGATAGTATCATCAGTGCTGTTATTGGGTCGATTCCTTTGATTATTGATGCAGGTATCCGGCTTCTAATATCACTCATACAGGCATTGCCACAGATTATTACTACTGTTGTCGGTGCTATTCCCAAGATTGTTAGCTCGCTGGTCAATGCCATTATTGGTAACATCGATAAGATTATCTTAGCGGGTGTACAACTGTTTGTGGCACTGATTGCAAATCTGCCAAGGATAATCGTGGAGATCGTAAAAGCCGTACCGCAGATTATCTCTGGACTGGTTAGGGCCTTTACTGGCTATATCGGTCAAATGGCACAAGTGGGCGGCAATTTGATTAAAGGGTTGTGGAAGGGTATATCAGACGCAGGTGCATGGTTATGGGGTAAAATATCCGGGTTTTTCGGAAATGTTGTATCGAGGATAAAAGACTTTTTCGGTATCCGCTCCCCTTCAACTCTATTTGCTGGAATTGGCCACAACATGGGTGAAGGTATCGGTGTAGGTTTTGAGGATGCAATGACAGCAGTTTCAAGGGATATGCAAAATGCAGTACCAACCAGCTTTGATTTTAATTACAGAGGTGTATCTGGACAAGGTAATGCCACGGGTTCAAGTATCACTCAAAATATTTCAGTTGTGACACCTAAAGCTCTATCAGAAAAAGAATTAGCACGGGAGTTTAAGAACCTATCCCGTAAACTGGCACTTGAATTGTAA
- a CDS encoding phage tail family protein → MELTYTNRDGESITLKQSRPYFLTKVDGTGNIRQTVNTFKAPDQDGAFYISSTLDMRNITIEGTVVADTPDEAFKRRQRFLQIFSPKLLGTLQYRDRQISCVVEEAGFSVSNRQRIPNFFVSLLCPSPFFETLNEVREELASWIPLFEFELEIPMSGMEFGMRQPSQIITVENIGDVSCGCEIVFRALGTVSNPELLNIDTGEYIRLLTTMSAGDELRVYTHFAGKRVVQINGSTITNAFSLLDTNSVFFQLAAGLNTLRYDASVNMELLEVSIYFRPQFLGV, encoded by the coding sequence ATGGAGCTAACATACACCAATAGAGATGGAGAGAGTATTACGCTTAAGCAAAGCCGACCGTACTTTCTTACGAAGGTAGACGGTACTGGAAATATTCGTCAAACCGTCAACACTTTCAAGGCGCCGGATCAGGATGGCGCTTTTTATATTTCCTCCACACTAGATATGCGAAACATAACGATTGAAGGTACGGTTGTTGCTGATACTCCCGATGAAGCCTTTAAAAGGAGACAACGATTCCTTCAAATATTCAGCCCAAAGCTACTAGGGACCCTTCAATACCGTGACCGACAGATATCCTGTGTGGTGGAGGAGGCAGGCTTTAGTGTTTCTAATCGGCAACGAATACCAAACTTCTTTGTCAGTCTACTCTGCCCATCCCCTTTCTTCGAGACATTAAATGAGGTGCGAGAGGAACTGGCATCATGGATACCGCTATTTGAGTTTGAATTGGAAATTCCTATGAGTGGGATGGAGTTCGGAATGCGTCAACCTAGCCAAATCATTACAGTGGAAAATATCGGGGATGTATCTTGTGGATGTGAGATTGTATTCCGAGCCTTAGGTACTGTGTCGAACCCTGAACTATTAAACATAGACACGGGAGAATATATCCGACTTCTCACTACAATGAGCGCTGGGGATGAACTTCGCGTATACACCCACTTCGCTGGTAAGCGTGTGGTCCAGATTAATGGGTCAACGATTACAAATGCTTTTTCACTGTTGGATACCAATTCGGTGTTCTTTCAACTCGCGGCAGGTCTTAATACACTACGATACGATGCTTCAGTCAATATGGAACTGCTAGAGGTTAGTATTTACTTTCGTCCGCAGTTTCTGGGGGTGTAA
- a CDS encoding siphovirus ReqiPepy6 Gp37-like family protein, with product MELYIYNSNRELVGIVESFEYLRWTRRYSQCGSFELKAIATLENTELLKEGNIIWKNDDEEVGIIEHLELSQTEHEIITASGRFATSFLSRRIVWQTEKLSGDISTCVEQLLNNNLINPSDVARKIANISFSAPNFNVPISTQVSYRNLMDAVTELCVASDVGIKTVFTPTTGVFTVALYMGTESQAVFSKEYENLTEQIYTISAGDYANTALVGGEGEGPDRTFVAITSGSGETRHEIFVDAKDLRAEDFGLDYIDTLIFRGQSKLSEQAIRYSFDTSVNPHGNLSYKIDFDLGQTVKVISKAWGVSMTTRITEVEETYDADGRSISVVFGKAELTIAQKLHSDLSEVKTAISAPTGISEIAQALGAVEDTLVAVEETLGDLTEVDSKIQGDNVASTINNLYGKLPALEINVGGGTISIGQYALYYMKPGDAFYFTSWSGNKFSDQPSDDGHVFLIKHSGDNTGNGYQRAMGFFISRNTLTFYVISVFVFNNPSGQANWLNINNEPVTTARIANGAVTGLKIADRTITATKMVSSFSDYSTTEQNTGRLWIDGKTIYRKQVNLGTLTNTTPKSVAHGISNLSTIVSLTGFATNGTVFLPLPLARYNNFASQIGLFANKTDIVVEPGNDRTAYTGYVVIEYTKTE from the coding sequence ATGGAACTGTATATCTACAATTCAAACCGAGAGCTTGTGGGCATTGTGGAGTCCTTCGAGTACTTACGCTGGACGAGACGCTATTCCCAGTGTGGCTCATTTGAGTTAAAAGCGATTGCAACTTTGGAAAATACAGAACTATTAAAGGAAGGGAATATCATCTGGAAAAATGATGATGAGGAAGTCGGGATCATCGAACATCTGGAACTTTCTCAAACCGAGCATGAAATTATTACTGCAAGTGGTCGGTTTGCAACTTCCTTCCTCTCCCGCCGCATTGTTTGGCAAACGGAGAAATTGTCTGGTGATATTTCTACTTGTGTAGAGCAACTTTTAAATAATAATCTTATCAATCCTTCTGATGTAGCAAGGAAGATTGCGAACATATCCTTTTCTGCTCCAAACTTTAATGTTCCTATCAGCACACAGGTATCGTATCGAAATTTGATGGATGCTGTGACGGAACTATGTGTTGCATCGGATGTTGGCATTAAGACTGTGTTCACTCCTACTACAGGGGTTTTTACCGTAGCGTTATATATGGGAACGGAATCACAAGCTGTATTTTCAAAGGAATATGAAAACCTTACAGAACAGATTTATACAATAAGTGCTGGAGATTATGCCAACACCGCCCTTGTTGGTGGTGAAGGAGAAGGTCCAGACAGAACTTTTGTTGCAATTACAAGTGGCTCTGGTGAGACAAGGCACGAAATTTTTGTGGATGCTAAGGACTTACGGGCAGAAGACTTTGGTTTAGATTACATTGATACATTAATCTTTCGAGGTCAAAGTAAGCTGAGTGAGCAAGCCATACGCTATTCATTTGATACATCGGTCAATCCACACGGTAATTTGTCATATAAGATAGACTTCGATCTTGGGCAGACCGTCAAAGTTATTTCCAAAGCATGGGGTGTATCCATGACGACACGTATCACCGAAGTTGAAGAAACTTATGACGCAGATGGCCGGAGTATCAGTGTAGTATTCGGAAAAGCTGAATTGACAATAGCCCAAAAATTACACTCCGACTTGAGCGAGGTGAAAACAGCAATATCGGCTCCAACTGGCATATCTGAAATTGCACAGGCTTTAGGAGCAGTGGAGGATACGCTAGTAGCAGTTGAGGAAACCTTAGGCGACTTGACGGAGGTAGATTCAAAGATTCAAGGAGACAACGTAGCATCTACTATCAACAATCTGTATGGAAAACTACCTGCGCTCGAAATCAATGTTGGCGGAGGAACTATATCGATTGGACAATATGCGTTGTATTATATGAAACCTGGAGATGCCTTTTATTTCACCTCATGGAGTGGCAATAAGTTTAGTGACCAGCCAAGTGACGACGGCCATGTCTTTTTGATAAAACATAGCGGGGACAATACGGGAAATGGATATCAGCGGGCAATGGGTTTCTTTATTTCTCGCAATACGCTGACTTTCTATGTGATTTCTGTTTTCGTATTTAATAACCCTTCTGGACAAGCAAACTGGCTTAATATCAATAATGAACCTGTAACTACTGCAAGAATTGCCAATGGAGCAGTTACAGGTTTAAAAATTGCAGACCGTACAATTACAGCTACTAAAATGGTTTCTTCTTTTAGCGACTATTCAACTACAGAACAAAACACTGGGCGACTATGGATAGATGGTAAGACAATTTATCGCAAGCAAGTGAATCTTGGGACACTTACAAATACGACACCGAAAAGCGTAGCTCACGGCATATCAAACCTCAGCACTATTGTCAGTTTAACAGGCTTTGCGACAAATGGGACCGTATTCTTGCCACTGCCCCTTGCCCGGTACAACAACTTCGCATCGCAAATCGGACTCTTCGCAAATAAGACCGACATTGTAGTCGAACCAGGCAATGATAGAACTGCGTATACAGGCTATGTAGTAATAGAGTATACAAAAACGGAATAG